The proteins below come from a single Caulobacter flavus genomic window:
- a CDS encoding ATP-binding protein → MEDLIRRTVGPAIHIETVGTAGLWTTLVDPPQLENALLNLCINARDAMPDGGRITIETANRWIDDAAAKTHDMPPGQYVSMSVTDTGTGMTPDVIAKAFDPFFTTKPLGQGTGLGLSMIYGFAKQSDGQVRIYSEVGIGTTMSIYLPRHMGEAEAPITRPVERAGDGECVLVVDDEPTVRMLVTDVLAELGYTSIEAADAKAGLLVLQSDARIDLLVTDIGLPGGMNGRQLADAARARRPDLKVLFITGYAENALVGNGRLVPGMTVLTKPFAVDVLGARIQEMISR, encoded by the coding sequence ATGGAAGACCTGATCCGTCGCACGGTCGGCCCGGCCATTCATATCGAGACGGTCGGAACCGCAGGGCTCTGGACGACCCTGGTCGATCCGCCGCAGCTCGAGAACGCCCTCCTCAACCTCTGCATCAACGCTCGCGACGCCATGCCCGATGGCGGCCGGATCACCATCGAGACTGCCAACCGCTGGATCGACGACGCGGCCGCCAAGACGCACGATATGCCGCCTGGCCAATATGTATCGATGTCGGTGACCGACACCGGCACGGGCATGACCCCGGACGTGATCGCCAAGGCCTTCGATCCGTTCTTCACCACCAAGCCGCTCGGCCAGGGTACAGGCCTAGGTCTGTCGATGATCTATGGCTTCGCCAAGCAGTCCGATGGCCAGGTGCGGATCTATTCCGAGGTCGGCATCGGCACGACCATGTCCATCTATCTGCCCCGCCACATGGGCGAGGCCGAGGCGCCGATCACAAGACCGGTCGAGCGCGCGGGGGATGGCGAGTGCGTGCTCGTCGTCGACGACGAGCCGACCGTGCGCATGCTGGTCACCGACGTCCTGGCCGAACTGGGCTACACCTCGATCGAGGCCGCCGACGCCAAGGCGGGCCTGCTGGTTCTGCAATCGGACGCGCGCATCGACCTCCTGGTGACCGACATTGGCCTGCCGGGCGGCATGAACGGTCGCCAGCTCGCCGACGCCGCCCGCGCCCGGCGTCCCGACCTGAAGGTCCTCTTCATAACCGGCTATGCCGAGAACGCCCTGGTCGGCAACGGCCGCCTCGTTCCAGGCATGACGGTGCTGACCAAGCCCTTTGCGGTCGACGTCTTGGGCGCTCGGATTCAAGAGATGATCTCGCGATAG
- a CDS encoding tyrosine-type recombinase/integrase, with amino-acid sequence MLTDAALKSLKPKRKPYKATDRDGMYVVVSPAGGITFRLDYRLNNRRETLTLGRYGSGGISLLKARELVMEARRQVREGVSPAMEKQRAKAKIKAAKTFGEFGRKWLEEGRMAESTRAMRRSVFERDIVKAFENRLLTEVEPQDVRALCQKVKDRGAPATAVHIRDQINLIYAFARLHGEKVENPAKEVNPSSIWTFTPRERALSPREIRLFYTLLEQVPTLPTIRLGLKFILLTMVRKSELQDAVWSEIDFVNAVWQIPKERMKCGRAHNVYLSTQALDILIALKTCSGGSRYVLPSRYDANEPMSRATFNRVTMSIAERAKANDLALPPFTVHDLRRTGSTLLNEIGFDEDWIERCLAHVDRRTSRRVYNVAEYATQRRHMLQEWADMIDAWVSGQKHLPTLKPTVEHGITLDPAV; translated from the coding sequence ATGCTAACCGACGCTGCTCTCAAGAGCCTGAAACCAAAGAGAAAACCCTATAAGGCGACCGACCGTGACGGTATGTACGTCGTGGTCTCACCAGCAGGGGGCATCACGTTCCGCCTCGACTACCGCCTGAACAATCGGCGTGAGACCCTGACCCTGGGTCGCTACGGGTCTGGCGGCATCAGCCTGCTCAAGGCGCGCGAGCTCGTCATGGAGGCCCGCCGACAGGTGCGGGAAGGGGTGTCTCCCGCCATGGAGAAGCAGCGCGCCAAAGCGAAGATCAAAGCCGCCAAGACGTTCGGCGAGTTTGGTCGCAAATGGCTCGAGGAGGGGAGGATGGCCGAAAGCACGCGCGCCATGCGGCGTAGCGTTTTCGAGCGCGACATCGTCAAGGCGTTCGAGAACCGGCTTCTGACCGAGGTCGAACCGCAGGACGTCCGGGCGCTTTGCCAGAAGGTGAAGGATCGAGGCGCGCCCGCGACGGCCGTGCATATCCGCGATCAGATCAACTTGATCTACGCCTTCGCCAGGCTCCACGGCGAGAAGGTAGAGAACCCCGCCAAGGAGGTTAACCCGTCGTCGATCTGGACGTTCACGCCGCGTGAGCGAGCGTTGTCGCCGCGAGAGATCCGACTGTTTTACACGCTCCTGGAGCAGGTCCCGACCCTGCCGACGATCCGGCTGGGCCTGAAGTTCATCCTTCTGACCATGGTCCGTAAGAGCGAACTCCAAGACGCGGTGTGGAGCGAGATCGACTTCGTCAACGCGGTTTGGCAGATTCCCAAGGAACGGATGAAGTGCGGGAGAGCCCACAACGTCTACCTGTCGACCCAGGCCCTCGACATCCTGATCGCGCTGAAGACCTGCTCGGGTGGGTCACGCTATGTCTTGCCGTCGCGCTACGACGCCAACGAGCCGATGTCGCGCGCGACCTTTAACCGGGTGACAATGTCTATCGCCGAGCGGGCCAAGGCCAACGACCTGGCTCTGCCTCCGTTCACGGTCCACGACCTCCGGCGGACCGGATCGACCCTCCTGAACGAAATCGGTTTCGATGAGGACTGGATCGAGCGCTGCCTGGCTCACGTCGATCGGCGGACCTCACGTCGGGTCTACAATGTCGCCGAGTACGCGACGCAGCGCCGCCATATGCTCCAGGAGTGGGCCGACATGATTGACGCCTGGGTTTCCGGGCAAAAGCACCTGCCGACGCTCAAGCCAACGGTTGAACACGGCATCACGTTGGATCCGGCGGTGTAG
- the guaA gene encoding glutamine-hydrolyzing GMP synthase, producing MTTETHHQRVLIVDFGSQVTQLIARRVREAGVYCEIHPFDKAEALVDDYKPSAIILSGGPASVLEAESPRIGRKLFDLGLPMLAICYGQQLLCDVLGGKVEGGHAGEFGRAELTIGKQSPLFQGLAGVGELETVWMSHGDRVTAIPEGFEVIGTSTGAPFAAIANDDKKIYAVQFHPEVYHTVNGTQIYKNFLALAGLKGDWTMAAFRQEMVQKIRDQVGDGKVICGLSGGVDSSVAAVLIHEAIGDQLTCVFVDTGLLRKNEADQVVTLFRDHYNIPLVHVDAGDLFLGELAGVSDPETKRKTIGRLFIDVFDKEAAKIDGAQFLAQGTLYPDVVESVSARGGPSAVIKSHHNVGGLPDYMKLKLVEPLRELFKDEVRALGVELGLAPAFVGRHPFPGPGLAIRIPGEITPEKVKVLQDADAIYLEEIRNAGLYDKIWQAFAVLLPVKTVGVMGDARTYENVLALRAVTSTDGMTADFFEFPWEILGKTATRIINEVRGVNRVVYDVTSKPPGTIEWE from the coding sequence ATGACCACCGAAACCCACCACCAGCGCGTCCTGATCGTCGACTTCGGCAGCCAGGTGACCCAGCTGATCGCCCGCCGGGTGCGCGAGGCCGGCGTCTATTGCGAAATCCATCCGTTCGACAAGGCCGAAGCGCTGGTCGACGACTACAAGCCCTCGGCGATCATCCTGTCGGGCGGCCCGGCCAGCGTGCTTGAGGCCGAAAGCCCCCGCATCGGCCGCAAGCTGTTCGACCTGGGCCTGCCGATGCTGGCCATCTGCTACGGCCAGCAGCTGCTGTGCGACGTGCTGGGCGGCAAGGTCGAGGGCGGCCACGCCGGCGAGTTCGGCCGCGCCGAACTGACCATCGGCAAGCAGAGCCCGCTGTTCCAGGGCCTCGCCGGCGTCGGCGAGCTGGAAACCGTCTGGATGAGCCACGGCGACCGCGTCACCGCCATTCCCGAGGGGTTCGAGGTCATCGGCACCTCGACCGGCGCGCCGTTCGCGGCCATCGCCAATGACGACAAGAAGATCTACGCCGTCCAGTTCCACCCCGAGGTGTACCACACCGTCAACGGGACCCAGATCTACAAGAACTTCCTGGCCCTGGCCGGCCTGAAGGGCGACTGGACCATGGCCGCCTTCCGCCAGGAGATGGTTCAGAAGATCCGCGATCAGGTCGGCGACGGCAAGGTGATCTGCGGCCTGTCGGGCGGGGTCGACAGCTCGGTGGCCGCCGTGCTGATCCACGAGGCCATCGGCGACCAGCTGACCTGCGTGTTCGTCGACACCGGCCTGCTCCGCAAGAACGAGGCCGACCAGGTCGTCACCCTGTTCCGCGACCACTACAACATCCCGCTGGTCCACGTGGACGCCGGCGACCTGTTCCTGGGCGAACTGGCCGGCGTCTCCGACCCCGAGACCAAGCGCAAGACGATCGGCCGCCTGTTCATCGACGTCTTCGACAAGGAAGCCGCCAAGATCGACGGCGCCCAGTTCCTGGCCCAGGGCACGCTCTATCCCGACGTCGTCGAGAGCGTCTCGGCCCGCGGCGGCCCGTCGGCCGTGATCAAGAGCCACCACAACGTGGGCGGCCTGCCGGACTACATGAAGCTCAAGCTGGTCGAGCCGCTGCGCGAGCTCTTCAAGGATGAGGTCCGCGCCCTGGGCGTCGAGCTGGGCCTGGCCCCCGCCTTCGTCGGCCGCCACCCGTTCCCGGGTCCTGGCCTGGCCATTCGCATCCCGGGCGAGATCACGCCCGAGAAGGTCAAGGTCCTGCAGGACGCCGACGCCATCTACCTCGAGGAGATCCGCAACGCGGGCCTCTACGACAAGATCTGGCAGGCCTTCGCCGTGCTGCTGCCGGTCAAGACCGTGGGCGTCATGGGCGACGCCCGCACCTACGAGAACGTCCTGGCCCTGCGCGCGGTCACCTCGACCGACGGCATGACCGCCGACTTCTTCGAATTCCCCTGGGAAATCCTTGGCAAGACCGCCACCCGGATCATCAACGAGGTCCGCGGCGTCAATCGCGTCGTCTACGACGTGACCAGCAAGCCGCCCGGCACCATCGAGTGGGAATGA